A single genomic interval of Festucalex cinctus isolate MCC-2025b chromosome 16, RoL_Fcin_1.0, whole genome shotgun sequence harbors:
- the mad2l1 gene encoding mitotic spindle assembly checkpoint protein MAD2A isoform X2, with product MTSTLKGITLKGSAELVADFFSYGINSILYQRGIYPPEQFTRVSQYDMSLQVTSNLELKNYLDSVVSQLKEWLLNCTVHKLVLVITCLDTDEVLERWQFDIECDKSAMQCSAPREKPIKTIQGEIRAVLRQITASVTFLPMLETPCSFNLLIYTDKDLAIPEKWEESGPHRISQPEEVHLRSFTTAIHKVCSLVTYKKTCTL from the exons ATGACTAGCACCCTAAAAGGTATTACTCTCAAAGGAAGCGCGGAGCTTGTGGCTGACTTCTTTT CTTATGGCATCAACAGTATCCTGTACCAGCGCGGCATCTATCCTCCGGAGCAATTCACCAGAGTCAGCCAGTATGACATGAGCCTCCAAGTCACGTCAAATCTCGAACTGAAGAACTATCTTGACAGTGTGGTGTCACAGCTTAAAG AGTGGCTGCTCAACTGCACGGTTCACAAGCTGGTGTTGGTGATCACATGTCTGGATACGGACGAGGTACTGGAGCGCTGGCAGTTTGACATCGAGTGCGACAAGTCGGCCATGCAGTGCAG TGCCCCTCGAGAAAAGCCCATCAAAACGATCCAGGGTGAAATCCGGGCAGTTCTCCGACAGATCACTGCCTCCGTGACCTTCCTGCCCATGCTGGAAACTCCAT GCAGCTTCAACCTCCTGATCTACACCGACAAAGACCTCGCCATTCCCGAAAAGTGGGAGGAGTCTGGGCCGCACCGCATCAGCCAACCAGAGGAGGTGCACTTGCGCTCATTCACCACCGCTATCCACAAGGTGTGCAGCCTGGTCACTTATAAGAAGACGTGCActctttaa
- the mad2l1 gene encoding mitotic spindle assembly checkpoint protein MAD2A isoform X3 — MTSTLKGITLKGSAELVADFFSYGINSILYQRGIYPPEQFTRVSQYDMSLQVTSNLELKNYLDSVVSQLKEWLLNCTVHKLVLVITCLDTDEVLERWQFDIECDKSAMQCSAPREKPIKTIQGEIRAVLRQITASVTFLPMLETPCSFNLLIYTDKDLAIPEKWEESGPHRISQPEEVHLRSFTTAIHKLVTFLAGLEL, encoded by the exons ATGACTAGCACCCTAAAAGGTATTACTCTCAAAGGAAGCGCGGAGCTTGTGGCTGACTTCTTTT CTTATGGCATCAACAGTATCCTGTACCAGCGCGGCATCTATCCTCCGGAGCAATTCACCAGAGTCAGCCAGTATGACATGAGCCTCCAAGTCACGTCAAATCTCGAACTGAAGAACTATCTTGACAGTGTGGTGTCACAGCTTAAAG AGTGGCTGCTCAACTGCACGGTTCACAAGCTGGTGTTGGTGATCACATGTCTGGATACGGACGAGGTACTGGAGCGCTGGCAGTTTGACATCGAGTGCGACAAGTCGGCCATGCAGTGCAG TGCCCCTCGAGAAAAGCCCATCAAAACGATCCAGGGTGAAATCCGGGCAGTTCTCCGACAGATCACTGCCTCCGTGACCTTCCTGCCCATGCTGGAAACTCCAT GCAGCTTCAACCTCCTGATCTACACCGACAAAGACCTCGCCATTCCCGAAAAGTGGGAGGAGTCTGGGCCGCACCGCATCAGCCAACCAGAGGAGGTGCACTTGCGCTCATTCACCACCGCTATCCACAAG